The sequence ATTGAGGCCAGGCCAGGATTACCTGGAGTTATACCAACTACAGGTGTTTTATCCCGATGACAGAGTGTCTGCTCGCCATGTGAAAGTATTGAAGTCATTCTCATCCATACAGAGCTCCCCAAGTATACAGTGACATTTGCCGAGTTGTGCCTTGCTCCAGATGATGTTTGGcaaccacaacaaacaaaaacattgtttttttgttgtctgaCCTTGGCATTAGTTGGACCCAACCTACTCTCAACCCCCGTACCTTACCATCAGCAACACTTACCAGACAAGACACCACAAGGTGACTGATAACAACAGCAGCCACAGCCCACCAGCGCGACTTCTCACAGGCATCAAAGAACACAACGCCCCAGAACATGTGAAGTAAGATGATGGCCATGGTCATGAAGGCTggaataaagaaacaaaattaAACCTGCAGCCACTTTCTCATTCTGCCTTTTAACAAACCACCCGAAAACGGGTGGACTGTTTTGTCCACCAGCCACAATTTTAATAGTGAAGATTAATGGACATCGACCTTTGATATCACGTCATTCATGTGTGGACAGTTATCCAGTAAATCGagatgcaaacaaaacaaacatttttaattttaacttgtACAGCTGTTTCGTAAGACATGACGGAACTGTTACCTGAGGACAGAAAGTAGTGCTGTGAGTCTCCATGGATACCGACAGTCCCTGGTCCCACAGAGTCAGCCAAGATGTTTACCACTGAGAAGGCTCCACTCATGAAGCCAAACCCAAGGCCGGACACTGAGATAAACAGAAAACCTAGTAAATTTCACACCAGAGATCTGAACTTGATTTTGTCAACTATAAAAATTCATGCCAGCCAACAGTGCCAGGAAGGTTTAAGAAGGATTACCCTTGGCACCCTCTCAAACTATCTAACAAACTCACTGCATCAACCTGTGAAGCTTCAAATAATAAAGCAACACCCATCTGTTCAGAAACTGAAGTGCTTCATGGTATCCCATGTGACTTTGAGTTTTTGAGCATTGTTCAATGGtctcatcaccaccatcatcattatcattctgtaaatgcagttttttcctttttaggACTTAATAAAAACTGGAGGAAGGATCTCAATCTtgcatataaatatttaattttgcaGAGCTGCATGGAAACAGTCTTCAATTTAAGAAAACAGAGAAGCGGTTTGTGGAAAGTGCAGGTTAATTGTACCATAGGCCAGCTGCCGTATAGAGATGGGCATGGTTTCCTCTTGACTGAGAGTGAGGAGTCCTTCATTTGCTTTCCTGcagaaagatttaaaaaaaaaaacacatcaatgcCATAATTCCTTGTTTTACCATGGTCCTGTAAACATGAGCATGAATAGTAGAGAAGAAAGTGTGTCAGCGAGTGGAAGATGATATGAGCTACAACAAAGAGcagtaaatggaaaaaaaaacctggaaaacCTTTTCCAGTGTGTATGTGCTCTGAAAGATATCATAGTCATTCTGATCGTAAAAGAAATAGGATCAAGTGAGAGGTGTACAGATGTATACAGtaaaaaataaggtttttgTTAAAGCAGAAGAGTTAAAATTATTAGAAAGCCAAGAACAGTGGCAATAACTTACTTCAGTAGCTTGTAATAAGCAAAGCGGAAGGTTTCCTGCAGCAGAACAGACAGCACCACGCCAAAGATGAGCAGACCTTTCTGCTGCACGGCACTCTCCTTGTTACTGATCTGAACTGAGATGAACCACACAAGCGacgacagcagcagagacaccagCCAGAAAAATGCTCTaccaagaaaaaacaaataaatacaattaatcaTGACAGCAAATCTAAATGACAggcattttttaattaaaggcatcTGATGggagtgatttatttatttagaagtCAATATCAACACGTCTGtgttgatattttaatgttttatggcCTCAGAAATTACCATGAATGCAGACATGCTGCTTTACAGGAAAACACTGAACTTAATTAAATGCAAGAAATAACCAGGAGGTAATCAAGAACTTAAAAGCTACCATAACCTTAGACTTAGTCTAAATGTTGCATCAACCACTGAACTTGATACACTTCTCCTAAGCCTGGCTGCTATTTGGCGATGTTGCTACCtgcttaaattaaaacattattgaGAGCATCACAAAGTGTTCCCTGTAATGTTTTGAGTTAGTGACCCTTGAAAGAGTATCAATAAGGTGTTTGCACATTTAAAAGGAGGATCAGACACTGAACTTCCCAGTTTTCAAACTGACGGGCAATGACAATGATATCTGCGTCAATGTAAAATATCTTGGCAATCGTATTACTCATCGTATGACTTATGCTTATGACGATGATGGTATCTACAGGCAATGTTGTACGTTGTATGCTCAAGCAAACATTGTTGCATGCAGGATTAGTAAACATTGTGATACTGTGAATCCATTTTAGTTCAAAGCACTTAGGAACAAACCACAAGATATCTAACATACCCACAGGTGGTGTACAAGGATGCTCAGAGACCTAAATGGTGTAGTGCCAGTAAAACTGTTTGCACGATTCTGCATAATTCAATACTACTTAAGCAGTATTAAAGAATCCCATCTTAATAAGTACTTGTCAGTTTGATACATCTGTAAATTAACTCAATACTAAACCCATATTAGGTTTGCTATTGTCGATTATTGGTCCCAGGTCCCCCCAACATTTCAATGTATTATTTTCGTTTTGCTAATTGTTTACGGAACTATGAGTGCGTGATACAATCTGATCTGTATCGCAGGTCAGTGCATAAATGCCCTGTTACCTTAAACTGGCTTGTTTAAATATCTAATAGTTTAACCGCAGTTTGACTGATTGTAGACACAACGGTGTCCGGTTAGCAAGCTAATGATGATGTCTGTTAGCTAGCAGGCTAGCTCTGATACATACTGGTGTTTTGTCTGAGCTAAACATGCAAAACAGTATCGATAACACTGTGTTGTAATAAGGTTAAGTTTACTCTCACTCCGTCTTCATACATATGACTCTCACCCTGCGATGAGGAAAATGACCCTCAGCGGCTCCCGGGCGATGGTAAACAGGAACAGTGCGATGGCCGGGCCGAAGGCGATGAAAGTGCAACCGAAAAACACCGACGCCGTCATTTTGGCACTTGGTGGAGAAGCCGAAGGCCTGCAGCAAACACAAGCGTCTAATCTGTCTCCtcaaaagttttatttacagaaaaCTGTGATAAATGTAAACTAATCACGGCCTCCTGTTGTCGCTGGACTTCCTCCACTGGTGAACGTCTTGTCACGTGACCACGAGATcgcctttttctttttcgtgGGTTACCGAGAAGACTGACGTCTGTAAAACGGAATACGCCATCTGCCGGTGTTGTGACGAAAGTGAAGCTGGCTCCAAAGCAAAGTCCAAACAATGACTATAGTGACGTCATTTGCTAAGGCGtcattaaacacaaaacacaaaaaggagtgttttttaatgatttattatgttttttttagcgTAAATTAATcttcataaatgtatttatttatttatttgtgtgtataatatcttcagttaaaaaacaaaaggttgtCATGACagtagatttgtttttctaaatacatattttgttttcttgtgccCCCATATAACCCCTGGCTTTTAAATGCTTATTTGTGTTTGAATAGTTTTTTGTAtacatatgacttttttaagtatttgtctttgttatctattttgtttatttcacatggTATAACCTTTTTGTAAATCTTTTAGTATTATTACTActagtattttttgtttgttgcttataatttttcttttcttctcttttcttttacctGTCATGTTATATCCAGTTCTACCCTGTCAACTGCCCAGACTTGTCCAATGGGAATTCCACAAGGTTCAATATTAGGTCCTTTACTTTGTAGTTTATGGGCCACACGATAGTGTAGTGGttagacccaggttcgagccccggttggaacaagggcctttctgcatggagtttggagttaggtaaattggacactcactaggagtgagtgtgagagtgaatggttgtttgtctctatctgtgtgtggccctgcgatggactggcgaactgtccggggtgtacctcgcctatcgcctgatgtagctgagattggcacagcacaggttgaggataaagcggtagatgatgactgatgactttgtagtttatactgtatattaatgaTTTACCTGACAGTTGCAAAGGAGCCAGATACCAAATGTATGAGACGACACAGTGGTATTTGTGTCTGCAAAAACTCCTCAGTTGGCAGAGGCGATGTCAGAGGAGATGTCTGGTGTATCACAGTGGCTCAGAAACAATAATTTgactttaaattattaaaaaaaaacagtgccaATGTTCTTTTCAAGTAAAAGAAAAGCCAACGAAAATTCTGGAGTAAAGATTGAAGAGATAGATCAAGTAGAATAGAGGTGTCATTTTAGATTGTTATGAACCTGTGCAGAATGGTCAAGACCAACTTAAATTGCTTTTGTCTAATAAGACAATATCTACCTCTCAGGGAAGCACAACAATTTATGTATGCCATGATATTCTCCCATTTGTCATATTGTATAACCGTTTGGGGCCAAGCCAGTCAAATAACAATTAAACCAATAAAATCATTATACAAACAGGCACTTAAAATAATGGCTCAGAAACCTGTTAGATGGCACCATTGCCAAATTCTTAAGAAACATAATTTACTGGGTTTTGAGAGCTTTGTaagcttttcatttttaaaatgtatcgtCAAGTGTGTGAATAACCATGCTCCAGAAATACTCACTGCCaattggtaaacaaacaaaacagtagAATTAGAACCAGAGGTATAACAAGCGGAAATTGCATAACAGCAAAACGAAGAACAACATTTGGACAATCATCTACCTTACCACCAGACATCAAAACATTGACAGAGCGCAAGTAAAACAATGGTCGAATCTGAAAAACGCCTGTGAACATTAACCCTCAAACACAGAGcatgtgcattcacacacacacatttcttgtCATTATGTGTCCTGTATTTGCTGTGGTTTGTATTCTAACGTGCGTATTGTTTTTAACATTGCTTGTGTAACTGTTCAGGCTTAACCAGGGACAGGGGTTGCAAATTGGTCTCGACTAGAAACCTGTATGCATGGCatctattttatattttatatgaaaCAATGTACAATGTATTTGTCCCTGCTCAATAATCTATCTTCTATctatgctgctgttgttatacctgtttgttgtgaaacgttaaatataaaaatgttgatgatacatttaaaaaaagcagcacTGGCTCTAAATTTTATGAATAAGAATGGCTCGAcactttattttacatattactTTACAGTGATGGGacaatgttgtttatgttgacGAATGAGGGATTATTTACGCTTTTGGGAAATTCTGTTATCATTACGCTCTGCGTAGCAATCTGATAAcacaaaaggtgttttttttcttgtgatatCAGCTGGTTGAAAATTGTCCTCAGCGCAGATACATTGCTGATGCGGTAAGTCTGGCTTATTAGTAACATGTATTAAACTCATTTAATTATATCATTTCACTCTCAATTCCCCTTTGTGcagttattaaaaatgtgacaaaaaggaCACAAGAAACACATGATTTATTCCTCTTATCTTCTGTACAAAATCGCCAACAATGTGGActcacataataaaaaaataactgacAATGCTGACAACAGAGTGACACACTAGTGTTTAAGCCTCTGTCTGAAACATCTTCTTCCTGCCGTCCATCCCTGCTTTCTCTTCGATGTTCTTCCTCCAGTTGCCCGTTTGCTTCTCCTGAGAAggacatgtaaacacaaacagcttATTCAGATTCACCAGTGCTTAATCCCTAAGCCTGTATCCTATTGCAAAGTCCTAAATGCTCACCTCCTCTTTCACCTCCTTTTTGACCTGCTTCAGGTTGGCCCTCAGGTCCATGGACACTTTGTGTTTTGAGCCCAGCAGAGCAGCCAACATGGCGTCGGCAGACATACGCACCTTCTTCAGTGCCGGCTTCTTAAACTTGCCTTTAAGATCCTGAACCATCAGCTTGAGGTCATCGATCTGAGAGAAGAGACGGTCACTGACTTCATGTGTAGAAATATATCTACAGTCTGATTCTGTGGGACATGGTTTATCTTAAAGATGTAGAGAAACTTGTGTAGAGGACAAGGACAGAGCACAGCTGAAGATTTACACTTTCTGTGGAAATtgagtgtaaacaaaaaaaaacagacacacctCTTTGTTGGATTTTGACACTTTAATCTCCACGTCGTATCGCTCCTCATCCACCAAATCAATCTGCTTGTGAAGCCCCCGGCACAGATCCTGATGTTGTTACAATCACAGGAAGGAGGTTTAATTTGAGGTTGAAGGTCATGTTTGTGAATAAAGCATCTAGGTGTTTCCTGCCACCATGCAGTGTTTACCTGCAGCTCCTGTATACTGCCAGGGACACAGAGGGTGGAGCAGTTCTCCTCCATATACATCATCTTCTCCTTCTGGGCCTCCCttgcctcctcctccagcatcGTCTCAGCTATCTGCAGCAGCAAGCTCTGAGAGGAAGGAGTTCACACTATCCATCATACCACTACAACCATGAGGCTGGAGCTGAAAACTACTACAAAAGACTCAAAAAAGACCACAAAATGTGTCTCACAGACTCATTATTGTTAGTtcttgtgtattgtgtattgacaatacagaaataaacaggGGTAAAAGTCAAAATCACAGATTATTGCTGTGTTAAtcggaaataaatgaaatgttgtgGTGCCCAGTGGCTCACCGGGTGGAGCAGGCACTCACATATAAAGTCCTGGTGCATGCTGTGTGTCTTCTCCCACTTTGTCTCTACAATATGCCAAGAATCTGAATTAACGCTTAAAATAATGccaaaaaatacatgtaaaagagaggaaatatgaatatacatgaTGTAAATCAATCAGTAGCTAACATAGTGTGCACTACTCTAAACATATTCAGTTTGGCTTGTTCGTACTGGCAAAATGTATGAGCTGCTTCTGGCCCTTAtttgacaatgatgatgacaattaTTGATGTTCCAGCTCCAGAGACAGAACAAATTGTGTTTTCCATTTCACATTTCTGTATATAACATTTTGCCTTACCTTGAGGTGATTCCTCCTGCTGGTTGACATCTTTGtccttaaaataaaatcaaacaagcAGACAAGAGGTAAAATACATAATTATAATATGCctaattttcttcttttaaaaaaattaaaatctcaCTGACTTACTCTGTCATCCTGATTGGAGCTTTGGccaagacaaaataaaagagaaaagtggaCACACCACAGCTTTCAGGACTCTTTATAgatgtgtgttcagtgtgtgtgtgcgtgtgtgtgtgtgtgtgtgatggaccAGCACCAGTTGGccgacagcagcagctgagcctGAAACAAATGCTTTGGGAATTCTATTCTAGACTCTTTTAGACAATGTGGGACaatgtgtgtttggttttattaTCAACAAATCCCTCCAAAAGCCCAAAAGCAACACAGTCAATCCAACTAACAAATACTGAGTGTGTATCCAAAGCCTGATGTAATGCAGCTTATAAATAGTTTATAAACTGCAATGAATGGTACTTTATCTTTGATCAATAAATAATCTTTTGATGCTTTGAAGATTAGTTCTGATCAGGTTGAGGATCATTCAGCAGTCAGAACATTCAGAACGTCAGACCGGTCTGTCTTTTTTAGCACgtgaattgaaaaacacaattCACGTACACACTGAGTCTGACTGTCTGCTAATCACCAAACTAAagcaaaaatataacaaatatatgGTTAAGCTGATggcaaaatctgttttgttgctgtttcagTGTTCTacgtttaaataaaaatgttttaatattggATACATGTTTCTTAGACTGCATTaatgcagagaaaataaaagagacaatcacagctgacacagggtgaaaagCCTGGATAGTCCATCGCAGGACAAActtatagacaaacaaccattcactctcatgttCACGCCTACAGTcgatgtgtgtctgcatgtttttggactgtgggagaaaaaaaggagaacctgaagaaaacccacagACTTTCACaacttcttgctgtgaggcaacagcgcTAGCCACGTACATCACCATGTGGCCCCATCCCTTTACCCTGTTgtcaaaaaatgacaaattttaGCTAAAAAAACTGATTGAAATCTAATTGATTTGGCTAAAAGAATGTCAAATCCTGGTGGTATGTTATGTTaatgaaactgtaaatgttagtgAACTATAACTGCAAtgcataatttcaaaataatgaaaataaatcaccagtTAAAAGATCAGTGGgcttttgtaaataaagtgttaaTAGTAAAACAAAAGGTTCAAGGCTAAACACTGAGTCTTGAATTGATAATTAAAGCTTGAGAGTTTTTTTCAATGATGTGCTTGTTTCCCTCTGAGTCAGCTCAGCTGTAGCCTGTAACAGCTGACTGTTCCATTCACCTGTATGTCTGTTCCATTCCTGCTATTTCactagtagtgtgtgtgtgtttttaaatttaaaaataacaaccaCAGAGATAGAATACAGCCAAGTAGCCTGCCATCACCCAGAACAAAATATGAAGTTGTGAAAGCATCAAAACATGACTTTTGATTATATGCAGAGATCTGATTATCTTTCACTGGAAACTAAAATAGTTAAACTGTCCGGGCTGTAGGGTTACATACAAGTAGACTGGAAAAAGGGATGTaagtattaaataaaataaagtatttaataAAAGCACCTCACAATACAAGAAAATACttttgtgcttgtatttgtaaCTTTAAAATGAGGTTTGCAGCCAACCCAAAAAAGCCTCCCAGCAGCTGTCAGGTCTAAACTGGGAGGATTTATTGCTCTACATGGTTTTCATCATATTCAGCTGCTCAAAGACCCAGtgaggtgaggaggagacatAGACACACAATGACACCATGGCATGCACCTTTAAGTACGGTTTTCTTCTTTAAGCTCACATTTTTCTtggtttttgcttttaaattaaataatttttattttaatactgtGGCTATTGTAAGGACCACCTTTCATGAAACACAACGTTCAGCTCTTGATTGTTTGTGGATGGATGTATGATGGACCACAAGACCCTTCACCTCTTCTTTTGGATGGTCTttacttatttttcttttagatttattattttctttttcaaatgtgcAGGAATTAGTAACTTTTAATAGtaagactgcagactgtaatgGATTCCTCTGCTCACCCCTCCATTTCCTAAGCACATcggggaactacagtggcctccATATACCAGAAAGAATGCCAGACCTGGCATACTCTGGCTGCTTTGTCCATCCGGGTTGCTGTAGAACAGagatcagcaagtaaatgtggttGAGGACCACTTTtttgtaagcaattgaatattgTGCCAAAACATcatatcttcatcaggcaaagtgccttcaaacgtcttcagtcagaaacaaaaacccacatttgcTGCCTTAAGCTAACAATAAGGtgaatgttgtgtttaatcACTAGCTtgttatgaagacaaatgtgtgtgaggtATGTACTTAATGTTgctgttaatatttattgtgcatcatttcagttttaacaaatactgcttcttctttgagcctaatATACACTATATAAGTAGTTATTTTATGGATATATACTCCCCAAACCGGGCTGTCTATGACAACagcagtgcttttatttttatttttcaaagaaaacatttagtttaactgtcaattctagcaacataATCTATTTGAATtagttctctttttttcagaGTAAAAGCTCTGATCTCGATATGAaatcttgattttattttgtaaaaataagcaaataatttaaaatcagatttgttaaaCACCTGCTGGGCCAGATATTGATGCTGGCttgccagttttggcccacgggccaccaacTGCTGACCACTGCAGTAGAAAAACATGGTGGCTCAAGAAGGCAGCCttaaggcccttgcctaaagtacaaattagaaaaaaacataGTCTAAGACTACAAATGTTACAAAACTGACCTTTTAAACATTTGGGAACAGTTATATTTTAGTTGCAGGTCTGGTGTGCAAACATAACGAGTAAAACTACACTGCTTAGTCTAaaattctttcattttcataaattgacataaaatgaccggaagtttttttttctttttttcaagaaggcttttattttgctgaCCGGATGTATGGTAGCTTGATTAATGCCAGTTTGACAGTAGTGTGAAGATGGCGGCTTACGGTCGCCccgagctgcagctgctgctcttacCGTTAGTGTGTCTCTGCGGTTTTGGCTCCGTTGTCGGTCTGAAAGTCGCAGGCGGCCCGGCTGAGCCGCCCAACGTGCCCGTCCTCGGAGCCGCTGACGCCGTAGTCCAGGATGCACCTGCTGCCGTCGCCGCTGCTGGGGCCTCGCAGC is a genomic window of Solea senegalensis isolate Sse05_10M linkage group LG7, IFAPA_SoseM_1, whole genome shotgun sequence containing:
- the LOC122772273 gene encoding troponin I, fast skeletal muscle-like isoform X4 is translated as MEGTKMSTSRRNHLKSLLLQIAETMLEEEAREAQKEKMMYMEENCSTLCVPGSIQELQDLCRGLHKQIDLVDEERYDVEIKVSKSNKEIDDLKLMVQDLKGKFKKPALKKVRMSADAMLAALLGSKHKVSMDLRANLKQVKKEVKEEEKQTGNWRKNIEEKAGMDGRKKMFQTEA
- the LOC122772273 gene encoding troponin I, fast skeletal muscle-like isoform X2, with translation MTETKMSTSRRNHLKRQSGRRHTACTRTLYSLLLQIAETMLEEEAREAQKEKMMYMEENCSTLCVPGSIQELQDLCRGLHKQIDLVDEERYDVEIKVSKSNKEIDDLKLMVQDLKGKFKKPALKKVRMSADAMLAALLGSKHKVSMDLRANLKQVKKEVKEEEKQTGNWRKNIEEKAGMDGRKKMFQTEA
- the aph1b gene encoding gamma-secretase subunit Aph-1b is translated as MTASVFFGCTFIAFGPAIALFLFTIAREPLRVIFLIAGAFFWLVSLLLSSLVWFISVQISNKESAVQQKGLLIFGVVLSVLLQETFRFAYYKLLKKANEGLLTLSQEETMPISIRQLAYVSGLGFGFMSGAFSVVNILADSVGPGTVGIHGDSQHYFLSSAFMTMAIILLHMFWGVVFFDACEKSRWWAVAAVVISHLVVSCLTFQNPEYVASLIPTYVILFVMGIWAFYSAGGSFRNLKLCLTCKDKDFLLSNHRSR
- the LOC122772273 gene encoding troponin I, fast skeletal muscle-like isoform X1; its protein translation is MEGTKMSTSRRNHLKRQSGRRHTACTRTLYSLLLQIAETMLEEEAREAQKEKMMYMEENCSTLCVPGSIQELQDLCRGLHKQIDLVDEERYDVEIKVSKSNKEIDDLKLMVQDLKGKFKKPALKKVRMSADAMLAALLGSKHKVSMDLRANLKQVKKEVKEEEKQTGNWRKNIEEKAGMDGRKKMFQTEA
- the LOC122772273 gene encoding troponin I, fast skeletal muscle-like isoform X3, which produces MTETKMSTSRRNHLKSLLLQIAETMLEEEAREAQKEKMMYMEENCSTLCVPGSIQELQDLCRGLHKQIDLVDEERYDVEIKVSKSNKEIDDLKLMVQDLKGKFKKPALKKVRMSADAMLAALLGSKHKVSMDLRANLKQVKKEVKEEEKQTGNWRKNIEEKAGMDGRKKMFQTEA